GTCCTTGTACCACTAGCTCTACTATCCAAATCTTCACGGTTCTCAGTGCCCTGCTTTTCATCAGTTCCAGAAGAATTCAGTGCATCTATGTTGTCCAAATTCATATAAGCAGAAAACAGATCATCTACAACCTCCCCCTCAGATTTTCTCTCACCCATACCCTCTGCATTGGCCTCGCTACTTTTCTCCCAAAAGGATTCGCGTTTCACCAATTGTGCTGGCTTAGCAACTGAATTTTCTCTCGGAGGGATGGCAGCACCGGGACTTCGCAATGGCACAAGGGGCGGTGAGGATTGCATGATAGTAGAAAATCCAAATGGTATATCACTGTTAGACCGCCTGTGCGTCTTACGGGGAGGAAGATTTTCCCCTACCCTTAAAGAATTTACACCCCTAGTGAAAGGGGACGGTGGCAATAATGATGATTGTGAATTGGCATTTTGATCCTCCATAGAAACATCAACTGATAGATGATGTTCAGAAATGGAGCTCGGAGAGGATTCTTTATAAGGGGAAGGGCTCAAGGGAGGCAATGAATCGAGCGAGAAAAATGAAGGTTGTGACAAAGATCGTGTGTGCGAGGGCCCTGGACCTgaagtattaccaaaaatttGAATACCCGATTGCTGATTTCCAGGCCGGGTTACTGGGATCTGTGAATAGGGAGAAACACGGGGCATTTGAGGGTGAGAAGGCGGTATGCCAGCCCTTTTGCTACCATCAACACTAAAACTTGGAGAAAACTGCCGCATCTGACCTCGAAATTGCGAGGAATTCAACTGGGGTACCTCAATTTGATTCACGGACATGGGTAACTGTTGCTGCTGTTGCTGTTGTATAGGAACTGAAGATGATGAGGTACCAAATGATGATTGAAGCCTTTGCATCATAGCACTACTAGCCTCATCACTATCACCACCCATTTGCTACGCAAAACAACCAGCGTTAACACTAGTTTCAAACGGTCGCCGCTCGctataatttattcaaaagctcCTCCTAAAAGGCCTAACTTAACAAGCACTTCACTTCAGCGTTCAAAACCACCTGAATATTAGAAAACCCAACATAATATCAAAATCTGCAAGCCAAAATTCAACCCCATTACATGCAGGAATGATCTAAAATCGGAGTCGCGTACATATGAACAAAAACAACTTGATCAGACCCCAGAAAATTTGTATTTAAACAGAAAAGCACCAAAAGTAGCTACTTAAACGATAAACAAGTGGGGAAGATACAAACTTTACTATACTTTCTTAAAAAGGGCACCTGAAATTCGAGATAAAATCGACCATTTTCAGAAGAAATCCGCCAATTCAGACAGGCTACATCCACCACCCATTTGAAGCTGCCAAATGTGCTGTCCAAAGTGAGGAGGAATGAGGGTGGTGACGGAGACACCGATGGGAAAAATAGCCTCtctgtcttcttcttcttctgcttctATTCTCTCCTGCTTAGTGTGTAtctgcttgttttttttttccttgatttttttttttttggggggaggggaggggggttctctcttctctctctgaAAAGTTCTTTTTTGCTCTCCTTCAGCTTCTCTCTCTAAGATGGACGGCGATGACACTACTGTGATGCTGAAAGAAAAGGGATTGAGCAGTAGCGTATTATATTATTTACAATAACACGGATTTCTTGGCCAAAAAGATCAAATGAATATTGTACGAGTACAGTCCTCCTACAGTAGTATAGCCAACCAGGAAAGTACGTACTTTTAGTTCTCACGACTCAAAAGGAGCAGTGATCCTTGCTAGTTACTACTTCAAAAAAGACGCGTGAATTTATTatgaatttcattttcatttgggTGGAATCCGCATTTCGGACGAATTTCAATTTCATTCCGACTTCATTTCCTAAATCTTTCCCCCTCTATCACCGCAGATTTTGTTGCATCGAATCTCTCTCATGTCCATCTCTCTCACGTGCTctctccctcctctctctctctctctctcgtccccccccccccactcCCCTCCTCTTTCTTTTCCCGAATGGAAGTAGTATGGCACTGCCAACTCCTTTTTGTATTATCAaataaactt
This portion of the Coffea arabica cultivar ET-39 chromosome 2e, Coffea Arabica ET-39 HiFi, whole genome shotgun sequence genome encodes:
- the LOC140036738 gene encoding bZIP transcription factor 29-like — encoded protein: MGGDSDEASSAMMQRLQSSFGTSSSSVPIQQQQQQQLPMSVNQIEVPQLNSSQFRGQMRQFSPSFSVDGSKRAGIPPSHPQMPRVSPYSQIPVTRPGNQQSGIQIFGNTSGPGPSHTRSLSQPSFFSLDSLPPLSPSPYKESSPSSISEHHLSVDVSMEDQNANSQSSLLPPSPFTRGVNSLRVGENLPPRKTHRRSNSDIPFGFSTIMQSSPPLVPLRSPGAAIPPRENSVAKPAQLVKRESFWEKSSEANAEGMGERKSEGEVVDDLFSAYMNLDNIDALNSSGTDEKQGTENREDLDSRASGTRTNGGDSSDNEATSSVNESSNSMQRLGISSSSEKREGFKRNAGGDISPASRHYRSVSMDSFMGKLNFGDESPKMPPSPGARAGQLSPSNSLDANSNTFSLEFGNGEFSGAELKKIMANEKLAEIALSDPKRAKRILANRQSAARSKERKMRYIAELEHKVQTLQTEATTLSAQLTLLQRDSAGLTSQNNELKFRLQAMEQQAQLRDALNEALTAEVQRLKLATAELNGDPSKYQQQLAMSSQMFQLHHQQAAQLNIHQLQQQQSQSPQQQQTPAKHETNQ